The DNA window GGCAGCTAAAatcattctatttttcatctcACAGCAAGCACAAACTAATTCAAAGGCAGCAAGTATAACCCGAAATTGACGATTAAGGGATCTCTATGTCCAAATGTAGAGTTTGAGATGTAGATTACAGTACCAATGTGACAACGCTTAATTTCCCCTAACCGCTttgaaaaacggtgtgggaccCGCTGCCTCAGTAAAAGCACATTAGAAGGCGCCGCATCCGACAAGATCCTTCAAAATCactgaggtctcctcagcagcccaACAGATGCGAAACCAATGAAAAAGCTACCAGAGAATGCGGAGCATGCAGaagagtggcgcgttctaacgtatgtCGTAGAAACTAAGGCGGTTCctatgccgtttttcagggcgaACAGTGGTGGGGGGAATGATCGTGGTCaagctcatactcgtaatcaaGAACTCTCCACTACTCCATAGAGACCACGTCATAGTCAAATTCGAGATGTGCTGTTTTCAAGTCCACGGGAACGGAAATGAACGGCACAGccaagtgtttttctttctttgcgcCAGTTATTGATCTGCGAAATTGTGTCGATGACACGTGTAGTGCACTTGTGCTCCAATATCAGCAGTTTACATAATCGCAAACGACTGGCAGTTTTAGTTCAAAAGGGTAACTGCGGGGGCGAGAATACCGCTGCGCAAATAGATGGTTTTTAACGTCATTATGTTCTTCTCAAAAGCACTTCGTAGGGGACCCATGAATCACAAGACTGCAGTTTCGTCAGAATTCATGTACAAATAAATAGCATTatctttcaacaaaaaaaatgtttacggTTCCATGAGTGTACCAATATTCAGTTAAAAATTGTAACATTATATATggtaacaaaaaaagcaataaaaactGAATTCAAAATCTGTCCCTATTTTTTCGATAAATTCACCTGTTTATGCCTAGTTATGTGTCtaacaaatataaacaaatcGTTGCGTAAAGAAGCTTAGCAGCAGAGATATACGTAGACGTCAATAGATTATTATCCTTAGctatagtcgggccaaaacgacatgaagcacggacatttgcgtaagcgactgcgctcgaagcggtgcgatgaaGACAGtggttggaaccgaggtgggaccatgaaaaactgcagagatgggtggcggtagcgaggatccttacacaatcctaaccgctacgctccgctccgcttcgagagcagccgcttacgcaactgtctgCGCTTCATggcgttttgacccaactttACGCATTATAAACTTACAAAATAAAGGTACACTTCGTAGGAGCTGTAAAGGAGTTGTGCGCCTTCTTAATGCAGGCAACATTTCTTGCGTACTGTACTAGAGATCAGTTATCCAGGAAATTTTTGTGGTCAGGAATTGTGGATTTATTACTGAACGAACACcaacaaattaaaatagaCTATAACACTTGACGATTAGtgaacaggagaaaaaagatccAAAAATTAGACAGAATTGTCTAAAAGTCGTTATATTATCGTTACAGTCTTTTCTGGTCGTTTACcactagaatttttctctaacTGTTTTTCATTACGTCTTTCTTAGAAATGCAACCAGCTACGTAACACTGCGCAGCAATCACTTCCCGCAATCCATTTTTCGCTGCAAAAAGTTCACAAGGGcttagaattttgaaatttgcatAGTGTGCATCCCCGCTCTACTAAAACATCCTACTGCAGTTTGTCTGGTTCGTGAAAGATTATAGCGCTCCAAAAAGTACGCGATCGAATGCTTTATTTGTAGCGTGAGTGAATGGAGATGAATGTAAAATCCTCTAAGATATCggcaataaaaagaaaaacgcaaaaacCAAAACGATAGCCTTAAGAGTCGGGAATATTTATGTAGCACATCACGTGAAACACACACGGATAGAAATCGATAACGCTTCTAATAagacataattttcttttgcagaatCATGCAGAACGCAAAGATTCAGCTGATCGACGTAAACGAAATAtgaggaaaatattcaaaaaaggaatcCACGTACATCTGAGGTTAATAATTATTGAAAGAACCCTCTGAAacgttgtcaaaaaaaaaatgttttgtagCGGCTTGGTACATTTGAGCTGAAATTATATCGAAGGTGTAAATAGCACCAGGAAAAATTGCGTGGGTCCCCAACCAACTGCTTAAACAAGGTGGGAGTAATTGAACTTCACTCCTTGAAAACTCATTCACACTTCTCAAATATCACTAATGTTCAGTGGGATCAGCATTAATTCTTAATCCACACATTCCGGACGATTCCCTACTATAATATGCGAAATAAGGATCACGTAGTGAGAAAGAGCTGGGAAGCTGGCTTCAAATAACGAAGTCCAGAGGTTAAGACACTATGCGACATGTTCAGGGTGAGAATTCATCAGCATATTCAACTCAGGGATGCCTGGAACTTTCCTGGAGCCTGGAGCACAGATGCGATAGCAGCAGCCAGTGCtcagacccccttcacttttgaacgtttgaggaagggacctcctttacttttaaacggttggcaaAATTATACCCTTTACTTTTAGACGGTTGGCCCGCTTCATTTGAGCTGCAttccatgagctaaacccccttcatctgaggagggtccggcttctcttTACCGCACCTATGCCTCGGAGTAATGCAAATCCGAGAAAGATATAACTTTAGAAGattgaaaagttcaaaatagGCCCAAGCGAATAAGCATGCaaaattatataaattaaTGAGGTATTGAGGAATGATTAGCACGAGGTTGACATTTGCTTTGAGTTGGATGTTGATATGGATGAACTTCGCGTGCACCAAGCGCTCGCATATTACTGTGAGTTCGTCTCGTTGATCCTTGACGCTGCATTTCTTATCGTTTTACAATGTTAATACAATGATCTCGGCGATCTTAACTGTCTCATAGTTTATTTGCTAATATTGTGATGTGTCTTCATATATCATGTGAACGTGCAGACATACACATGATATCTTTCAGACGTATCGGATGCATTTATTTCCGCGCAAATGGCACATTTTATGCATGGCGCTGTCAGtaaatgaaacagaaatcaATTCATTCAACAAAGCATGTACGTGGAATATGAATGTATTCCACCATGCATCACTATTCATACCAGATTCATTTTTGtgccattttgtacaagaatTAGGCTATCATTAAATCATTCAAATTGAAGAATGGTGAGTACAGGATGAAAAGAATGGTCAAACGGTGGGAAACTTTTAACTTACTGCAGACGTAACACTCCTCCCTCAACCACGTGGTCATTCTGAGATTCGAAGGACGTCAAAAAGTAGCAAATGAGTAGTTAGCACGAGTAGCACACAAATAGAATCAAAAATTGGTTTGCTGCAGagagtcttctttttttcaattctattatttctcatattccCTGAGAATAAGTTATTCTTCAGAATTCTTACTACAGTTAGTCGTTTTCTAATCATGACAATGTACCGTAGACCATGTTTGAACACGTGTAGGTGTCAATTTGCATGGTGATCTAGTTTCTTAGTGATCAAGCGTAAAGTCATAGTACTTAACAACTAACCAGTTCTGACGACTCGACTATCCATAAGCTGttaatgaagtaaaaagtgaAGTAGCCATAAACACATAGCACAAAAACGCAATAGACATGCCCCACCTGATGTTGTGCATACTGCCGCTGGTTCCAGTATTCATCTTGAGAGCTGAGTGAGTGTTGCTATGCATACGTTCAGGAGAATGTAGAGCTacaaattttgatttgaacCACAATTGTATGacagaaatcacaaaaaaaaaaacatttaaaaacaaGAAGCCAGCTATGCTCTCTTCTGATTCGTAATCATCACGGCTTCATAAGAAGCCAATATTAGCCTAGCCTTGAGACACTGTGAGGAAAAACGGTAAAGAACGTTTGCAAATAGATCGTCATTATGAACGATAACGTGCAACGAACGTTAGGATTAGATGCAACCAGCATTCTCTGCAAAAATGACCACGCCCACGTGCGAATGTGCCGCAGACATTGCTGTGAAACCATTCGTTGTGCAAGTGACCGGGGGTCAGACTAAAGCGTCGCGTATTTCTCAAAGCTCCTTGATTACATTTCGGCCACATAATCTAGATGGGACCATCAATAAATTTCACTTCCACAAATAAGCCTGTAATTATCAGTATGTGGCAATCATCTTTGAGGTTATGCGCACACACGTTGAACACAGTTTTGCAACATTTAGGAATAATTATTGAAAtcagaaattatttgaaataattaccCTTCCCGATATGATACCAAGGCTTTCAGCTAAGGATAAACGAAGATGTTTTTTCTCCTACCGGAAATTTGAAAGGTCTTCGTTTGCAGCTTCAAGGTTGCAAAATATCAAAAGCGCGAACAGCGAAATGTTTATTTCACATTTGCTAGTCAGTGCGACGCGAGAAAGCTGTTATGTGaacttcgaaaagaaaaagtatgaaGGCAGAGTATAAATGCTATAGACCACTGAAAATACTGAAAACATATTGAAAAAATGCGTTGCTAAGTGACTCGTAATCTCAGCTACCATAAAGATTCAGCACATGGGCTCAAAAGCTGCGAAACGCTCGCTGCAAACAATTCTCATGAGTGGACGGCAACCAGGAACGAAACATAGCAACATTGATGAAAACATTGAATTGTCATGCCACATTCGCTTGGAGCGAGCTAAACGAACAAAATTCACAATTTGGGCACTGCTTTAAAAGTgcactttttctcatttgaagCAATTATTCGCCCTCCACTTTTCGAAAGTCCCTCTGTGAAGCAAATTATCCAAAAGAATCTTAATATTCAGACCATTAACCATCTGTTTTTCCTCGACTTGATATCCATCTTATACCTTAGTACTAAAGACGCTAATCACGAACAAAACTGTCCCacatttctaaatttaatGTAAATGATTGTAATTTAACTGTATGCAAATGTAACTGAATCTTAATAGAATAAACAGAAGATAGTTGTAAATGTCTTCCTATTTGAACACTACCcctgaaaagtaaaaaaaaaatcattcattctAAGCCAAATTAGCTGAGCAGCATACtcctatttaaaaaaaaatgcaaaaaattatGGTGTTTGAATGTCATCGTGAGCGATTACAGCACTTTAGCATATTTTTGATGGTTATCGCCCGATTATGAGGAAGTTCCTACGCCCCCTCCTGAAATAGCAGACGATTTACTTCGAGTGTAAACTCAAGAAGGTTTAAGAAAATGATGTTTTCTGGGCGCTTTCTTAACTCCCAACGCTtaggaagaacaaaaaagagccCAATAATCATATTCTGAATGCTCTAGAACTTGCTAGTCGTTGACCTCTTGGTTTTTCAAATCAATGTATAACAAGAAGATTCGATGACACAAAGAGTGATACAAAAACAGTAGTACCGTCATGGTACCGTTTGTTAGACTTCACTCATATGTGATGTATTTCGCTAAAGAGTGACACATTTGACCAGATGTCATCTAGATAAGTGATCACATGAAAATCACACTAGATATGTGATCAAATCAAAAAGAGTCTTGTTAATTCCATGTACTAACTCAAAGACTTCCTGATTATTCGTTGTATGCCACTCACCGCTTCTGCTTTTACGATGTCCGTGCTTAACGGGACGTGACGGAGGTACAGTATCAGTCATTGCTTGATAAATAGTTGCAGCTGATTTCCAACGAGCAGAGCTGCAAAAATGGATGTGTTAGAATCTAAAAACGATCAGTAAATCCAACACAGGAATTcgaattttcagttttcaagtTTGCACACATTTACACACAAATAGTGTCCATTCGTAGGGATGAATGGGAAGATGCATGACTAAACAGTGAGATGTCAGAAAACTTGAGAAACCTTTAATAAATTGGCGAGTTTTGAGcagtcaatttttcaaatttcaaatgtcCGTTTGTGTTCAGGGCAAGAAGATTACAAATGAGTAGAACTGTGGTATAGTGGTGAAATATTGGTGAAAGCAGGCTGTATCAGGCTTTGTTGCTCAAAAGTAGGTTTTATGATGATTTTTTAACGAATACTTTTTAGTTCTCTGTAAGAACTTTCTCGGCATCAACCACTACTTCGTAAATGTTCATCAAACTCCCGTTATGATAAAGTCTGGTCAAAACCATAAAAAGCACGGTggagctgcgtaagcggctgcgctcgaagcggtgcgatggcgCGTAACGATTAcgattgaggtgggaccctcactaGGATCACTTATGATTGCAGTTCCCGATGATCTCGCACTGCTTCGAACGCAGACGCTTACACAAATACGAGTTTCACGTTGTTTCGACCTGACTACAATCCATCATGAAACAGCTCCGTTATTGCGCAATATCGTTTCTATTGAAAATGCCGACAAAGAGCTT is part of the Necator americanus strain Aroian chromosome V, whole genome shotgun sequence genome and encodes:
- a CDS encoding hypothetical protein (NECATOR_CHRV.G18091.T2), which codes for MSSCVCPLPCSCSRANIVADLLGVSPLYHQKDSARWKSAATIYQAMTDTVPPSRPVKHGHRKSRSALHSPERMHSNTHSALKMNTGTSGSMHNISI